A stretch of Flexivirga aerilata DNA encodes these proteins:
- a CDS encoding carbohydrate ABC transporter permease, which translates to MTAPAPAAPVSTATSGTTAGTDTRRRRPDAAYLWMLFPALALFTLFVTLPALVGVFFSFTNYAGFGSWKWVGFENYRSLWHDSTILGSYQFTLLFAVVTTIVVNALALALAIGLSSKIHLKRGLRSVFFVPMVLSGIVIAYVFQYFFSFSVPAVAGSIGWTGGEQSLLANQDWAWLGVVIVTAWQAIPSAMIIYLAGLLAIPGEVYEAASLDGASAWRRFRSITLPLVAGYVVVNSILSFKNFLNAYDVIVGLTGGGPGTSTTSVAMGIFNGFNNGDYAYSMANAVVFFVITVVISLLQLRLLRGREVNL; encoded by the coding sequence ATGACCGCACCTGCTCCCGCAGCGCCTGTCAGCACGGCCACGTCCGGCACCACCGCAGGCACCGACACCCGGCGGCGGCGCCCCGACGCGGCATACCTCTGGATGCTCTTCCCGGCGCTCGCGCTCTTCACCCTCTTCGTGACCCTCCCGGCGCTGGTCGGGGTGTTCTTCAGTTTCACCAACTACGCCGGCTTCGGCTCGTGGAAGTGGGTCGGCTTCGAAAACTACCGGTCGCTCTGGCACGACAGCACGATCCTCGGGTCCTACCAGTTCACACTGCTTTTCGCGGTCGTGACCACGATCGTGGTCAATGCGCTGGCCCTGGCGCTCGCGATCGGACTGAGCTCGAAGATCCATCTCAAGCGCGGCCTGCGCAGCGTGTTCTTCGTGCCGATGGTGCTGTCCGGCATCGTCATCGCCTACGTCTTCCAGTATTTCTTCTCCTTCTCGGTGCCCGCCGTCGCCGGCAGCATCGGCTGGACCGGCGGTGAGCAGAGCCTCCTCGCCAACCAGGACTGGGCCTGGCTCGGCGTGGTCATCGTGACCGCATGGCAGGCGATCCCGAGCGCGATGATCATCTACCTGGCCGGGCTGCTCGCCATCCCGGGCGAGGTCTACGAGGCCGCGTCGCTCGACGGCGCGAGCGCGTGGCGGCGCTTCCGCAGCATCACGCTGCCGCTGGTCGCCGGCTACGTCGTCGTCAACTCGATCCTCAGCTTCAAGAACTTCCTCAATGCGTATGACGTGATCGTCGGTCTCACCGGCGGCGGTCCCGGCACCTCCACCACGAGCGTGGCGATGGGCATCTTCAACGGATTCAACAACGGCGACTACGCCTACTCGATGGCCAATGCGGTCGTCTTCTTCGTGATCACCGTCGTGATCTCCCTGCTGCAACTGCGGCTGCTCCGCGGTCGAGAGGTGAATCTCTAG
- a CDS encoding mechanosensitive ion channel family protein has product MPSLAQAGQRSTLDWAVGTPLMIVCIAIGAVLLRWLVIRAIGRAVRMMEHRGSQREGRAGRVLRQATGLDSERRKQRAATMGSILRSVSTIVIFGIAALTIMSALGVPLAPLLASAGVGGVALGFGAQSLVKDFLSGIFMIMEDQYGVGDVIDTGQAIGTVEEVTLRVTRLRDASGVVWYVRNGEILRIGNKSQGWATALIDVPIGYDQSVEKALQVLRQVAAAVDDESPWKERLLEEPQVAGVESVGSGVVTLRIIATCVPNEQYSVAREIRERAKVALDAAGIRGPQLPSYPGQGTSGTTPAG; this is encoded by the coding sequence ATGCCTTCTCTTGCTCAGGCCGGCCAGCGATCGACCCTCGACTGGGCGGTCGGCACCCCGCTGATGATCGTCTGCATCGCGATCGGGGCGGTGCTGCTGCGCTGGCTGGTGATCCGGGCCATCGGGCGTGCGGTGCGGATGATGGAGCACCGCGGCAGCCAGCGCGAGGGCCGCGCGGGCCGGGTGCTGCGGCAGGCGACCGGCCTGGACTCCGAGCGCCGCAAGCAACGCGCGGCGACCATGGGCTCGATCCTGCGATCGGTCAGCACGATCGTCATCTTCGGCATCGCGGCGCTCACCATCATGTCCGCGCTTGGGGTGCCGCTCGCCCCGCTGCTCGCGTCGGCCGGTGTCGGCGGCGTCGCCCTCGGCTTCGGCGCGCAGAGCCTGGTCAAGGACTTCCTCTCCGGCATCTTCATGATCATGGAGGACCAGTACGGCGTGGGCGACGTGATCGACACCGGTCAGGCGATCGGCACCGTCGAAGAGGTCACCCTGCGCGTCACCCGGCTGCGCGACGCCTCCGGCGTGGTCTGGTACGTCCGCAACGGCGAGATCCTGCGCATCGGCAACAAGTCGCAGGGCTGGGCCACCGCGCTGATCGACGTGCCGATCGGCTACGACCAGTCGGTCGAGAAGGCGCTGCAGGTGCTGCGCCAGGTCGCCGCCGCAGTGGATGACGAATCCCCTTGGAAGGAAAGGCTGTTGGAGGAGCCGCAAGTCGCCGGTGTCGAGTCGGTCGGCAGTGGGGTGGTGACCCTGCGCATCATCGCGACCTGCGTGCCCAACGAGCAGTACAGCGTGGCGCGGGAGATCCGCGAGCGGGCGAAGGTCGCGCTGGACGCCGCGGGCATCCGCGGACCGCAGCTGCCGTCATACCCGGGCCAGGGCACGAGCGGCACCACGCCGGCGGGCTGA
- a CDS encoding carbohydrate ABC transporter permease, which produces MATIPTPAPRARTSAATGERRSWKLTTVLALASLAVFIPLYLAVTMALKTNAEASSGSGFALPTSLHWSNFSTAWNLVHFPRAAAVSVVIAVVAVVGSLAVSSMAAYAIVRNWHRKAFRYSYFYLLAAMFIPFPVIALPQVKLTALLGLDNPIGVGLLHVLLSMGFNILLYTAFLRSIPFELEESARLDGASTWQTFRQLIVPLLGPMNATVGIFAFLASWNDYMMPAIITADAQYQSLPVVQNIFAVSLTTNYNVAFASYLMAMLPTLVVYFLAQRWVLSGVTQGAIK; this is translated from the coding sequence ATGGCAACGATTCCGACTCCTGCACCCCGCGCGCGCACCAGCGCGGCCACCGGCGAGCGCCGCAGCTGGAAGCTGACCACCGTGCTGGCCCTCGCCAGCCTGGCGGTGTTCATCCCGCTCTACCTCGCGGTCACGATGGCGCTCAAGACCAACGCCGAGGCGTCCAGCGGCAGCGGCTTCGCACTGCCGACCTCGCTGCACTGGAGCAACTTCTCCACCGCGTGGAACCTCGTGCACTTCCCACGGGCGGCGGCGGTCTCGGTGGTGATCGCCGTGGTCGCGGTGGTCGGCTCGCTCGCGGTGTCGTCGATGGCGGCATACGCGATCGTGCGCAACTGGCACCGCAAGGCGTTCCGCTACTCCTACTTCTACCTGCTGGCCGCGATGTTCATCCCGTTCCCGGTGATCGCGCTGCCGCAGGTGAAGCTGACCGCGCTGCTCGGGCTGGACAACCCGATCGGCGTCGGGCTGCTGCACGTGCTGCTCTCGATGGGCTTCAACATCCTGCTCTACACCGCGTTCCTGCGGTCGATCCCGTTCGAGCTGGAGGAGAGCGCCCGGCTCGACGGCGCGAGCACCTGGCAGACGTTCCGGCAGCTGATCGTGCCGCTGCTCGGCCCGATGAACGCGACCGTCGGCATCTTCGCGTTCCTCGCGTCCTGGAACGACTACATGATGCCGGCGATCATCACGGCCGACGCGCAGTATCAGTCGCTGCCGGTGGTGCAGAACATCTTCGCGGTGTCGCTCACCACCAACTACAACGTGGCGTTCGCGTCCTACCTGATGGCGATGCTGCCGACCCTGGTCGTCTACTTCCTCGCCCAGCGCTGGGTGCTGAGCGGCGTCACCCAGGGCGCGATCAAATAG
- a CDS encoding globin, whose amino-acid sequence MSTFYDEVGGHPTFAKLVHEFYVGVAGDPELRALYPEEDLGPAEERLLLFLEQYWGGPTTYSQERGHPRLRMRHMPFKVTPVQRDRWLTHMLAAVDTLDLDAQHDALLREYLTRAAFSMVNAWED is encoded by the coding sequence GTGAGCACGTTCTACGACGAGGTCGGCGGACACCCGACGTTCGCCAAGCTGGTGCACGAGTTCTACGTCGGGGTCGCCGGCGACCCCGAACTCCGGGCGCTCTATCCCGAGGAGGATCTCGGCCCGGCCGAGGAGCGCCTCCTGCTCTTCCTCGAGCAGTATTGGGGCGGCCCGACCACCTACAGCCAGGAGCGCGGTCACCCGCGGTTGCGGATGCGGCACATGCCGTTCAAGGTGACGCCGGTCCAGCGTGACCGCTGGCTCACGCACATGCTCGCCGCCGTCGACACCCTCGACCTCGACGCCCAGCATGACGCGCTGCTGCGCGAATACCTCACGCGCGCGGCGTTTTCGATGGTCAACGCCTGGGAGGACTAG